One part of the Arabidopsis thaliana chromosome 1 sequence genome encodes these proteins:
- a CDS encoding ribosomal protein-like protein (ribosomal protein-related; FUNCTIONS IN: molecular_function unknown; INVOLVED IN: biological_process unknown; LOCATED IN: chloroplast thylakoid membrane, chloroplast, chloroplast envelope; EXPRESSED IN: 19 plant structures; EXPRESSED DURING: 11 growth stages; Has 10 Blast hits to 10 proteins in 6 species: Archae - 0; Bacteria - 0; Metazoa - 0; Fungi - 0; Plants - 10; Viruses - 0; Other Eukaryotes - 0 (source: NCBI BLink).), with the protein MKQPATPNAAEETKSEQKQKSKKFPTPTELISHYQKRGLEPAEASIKVIEDLQNALVRVVSSSRNASSKDKLVTDARKIDAINGRLAVVDAKLETKPGYVETFALGLASGATLNGISAVWPHVTRGIGQIWSAVRIGTDPSSTS; encoded by the coding sequence ATGAAGCAACCGGCGACACCAAACGCGGCGGAGGAAACCAAATCAGAACAAAAGCAGAAATCGAAGAAATTCCCAACTCCGACGGAACTAATCTCTCACTACCAGAAACGAGGGCTGGAACCAGCAGAAGCTTCAATAAAGGTCATCGAAGATTTACAAAACGCGCTCGTCCGAGTAGTTTCGTCCTCCAGAAACGCCTCGAGCAAGGATAAGCTTGTAACCGACGCGAGGAAAATCGACGCCATTAACGGGAGGCTTGCCGTCGTCGACGCGAAGCTGGAGACGAAACCTGGATACGTTGAGACTTTCGCGTTAGGGTTAGCTTCTGGTGCGACACTTAACGGAATTAGCGCCGTTTGGCCTCACGTTACCAGAGGCATTGGTCAAATTTGGTCC